The nucleotide window actcccagtctttattcaggcctaatttgattgtgtccagtttgcaaattaattccagttctgcagtttcttgtgggagtctatttttgaagtttttttgttgaactatttaaaatgggccaccctgattaccactacaaaagtgatttttctcctgctgataatagcccactttactTGTCTTGttagaattggtaaggcaactcccatcttttcacatACTATgtatatacatcttcctactgtattttccactccatgcatctgatgaagtgggtcttagcccacgaaagcttatgcccaaataaatttgttagtctctaaggtgccacaaggactcctcgctgTTTTTACACACCcctgtgcttttcatcagtagttcTCAGTGCTTTACAAGGCAGAGCAAGTGCTGTTatgcccatttcacagatggggtgCCTAAACCCTGCCCACCCCCCGACTCCGACACAGTGGGTGCTGGCCCTTTAAGACACACAACAGGCGGCTGGCACTTTAAgactctcccccttctcctccattaCTGCTAGATACGGTCCGTCCCCAGACAGCACCGCGCATGCGCAACGATATCGGCCCATGAAGGCTTTGCGGACCCAATCTCGCCCCGTATTCCTCCTGCCAGGGCTCGTCCCTCTCCCCCGCCCGGCCCCTCCCGCACAGAGACAGGCCGCCGCAGGTAAGGGACTCAccctcgggggtggggggcgcgaaCAAGCGGCCTGCCCCGCGCGCGCTGGAGGGGGCGGCACAGCCCCCGCGTCTGTCGCTGAGCGACCCCCGGGAACGGGTCACTTAGTTGGTTTCAGTTCGTTGCCTCGCCCACTTCCGGTGTTCTTATGTTTTCTGGGTCCGGTGGGGAAACCAGACCCCGCGCATATAGTTCCTACCCCAGCTGTGTCTGggccgggggagcagggctcagccCGAAGGAGACGTTGCAGCAGCCTGTCGGCTGCTGTGCCCCCCTGAGCCCGGCTGGGGGCAGCCCTCAGTGGGGTGAGGGGGCCTCTGCCCATGGCAGGGTGTAGAGTCTCCCTCTCGGGGTGATGGGGGAGCCCAGGTGTTGGTGAGagcggggctgcagcagggaggagaCGGGGCTGGGGGCTCTTGCTGTCTGTGCTTTGTGGTGatgagaccaggtgggtgaggtaatatcttttattggacctacttctgttggtcagagagagaagctttccagctccacagagctcttcttcgtgTCATGCTGCTCAGATCGCGGGCTTCTCTTCCCCAGCTTTGGCTACACATTTCAGGGAAAGACAAAATAACAAATCCGAAAGTAGGGGAGCCGACACAGCAGGACCTGCTAGAAACTATCCTAAAATAAAGAAGGCTCAGGTGGTTGTGACACATAGACCATATGAAAGACCAGAAACATGCTAAGCCAGCATTGAATTGGGTACCTGAGGTaggaaagagaaagcaaggaAGATCAGGGAAGAACTGGCAGAAGACAGTGACAGAGGATATTGAATACTCTGGCATCACGGGGGGGAAAGTACAGTAGAaactcagagttatgaacaccgtgggaatggaggttgtttgtaactgatcaaaatgttatggttgttctttaaaaagtttacaactgaatgttgacacaatacagctttgaaactttacaatgcagaaaaaaaatgctgctttcttttttttaagtagtttacatttaCAAACAGtgcttttttggtctctgctgctgcctgattgcatacatccagttccaaatgaggtgtgggtgaccggtcagttcataactctggtattCGTAACTCTAAGGTTCCACTGTACCACAACTAGCAAGTGACCATAATCAATGGCGGAACTAGACTGCCTGATGTGTCAGTGGCACAAGAGGAACTAAGAGAAGTGCCTACGGACTGCGAGTGGAGCCCGGTTGTTCTAGGCACCGTTCAGAGTAGTAGACAGACCCTGACCCTTTGAAGCGTTTACACTCAGAATAATGAGACATTTACAGTCTCCCCAGGGTTCTTGGTGAGTTATTTTTTCCCTCCTTATATCCCCCAAATTCTGTATTCCAGCCTGAGACACAGGGAACTTGTAAGAAACCGATgcaataataatacaaaaaattCTCAACATGCAGCCGTGTGTTGATCCTATATTTTTCCTAATACTCCAAACTATTTCCAATGTCATCTTTTTCCTGGTGAATAATTCCAGCCTCAGCCTCGTGCAGCTTCTTTGGCAGCTCAACTGTTTTTGTTTTCGGCACAAAACCCTTCTGGGCTTTTCCAGACACTGGAAGTTCCACTGGTTACGGATGACTGCAATTTGTGTTAGAATACTCTGCAGAAGCAGAAATTAATGACACTGCCACTTTCCCTCCTCCACTTTCTGTAGGTGAATAGCAGTTTGATGTCCGTTTGCTTAATGGCTCTGATCTGCTAGAATTAGGGTGTATTTGTCAGATAGACAATGCATATATTTGCCCTGGTCTGCATTCCTTTCCTCCTTAACTTTGAGGAGCAGAGTTTAATATGTCAGGGGTTCTAAATGATAACCAAGGCATTCCTATTCCCTGGGTTAGGCAAGTTTGCCTTGTTAGCCTGTTGCAGGCAAAAGTCTCACTGAAGAAGAGGTGTTGGAGCAAAAGCCAAAGAAAATCTTCCTTATCCTCTATCGCTGTCTTGAAGGGGTTGGTTTTCCCTGTGCAATTCAGAATGTTCTCTGGAATGTAAGTGAAGTTCAGGAGGGTTGTTGGTCAAGGTCAGTAAGAGAAGCATCCACTGATGATGCCCAGGTAGAGATCCCTTGCTCTATTGTTACGGCTGTCCTTGACATACACAGCCTACAGCTTTTTCTCTTCGAGGGTCCTCCTGTAGTCTGCTTTCTGCTGTTCACCCTCAAAGACATGACCAGCTAAAAGCTCAGCACATATTTgatttcttttcctcctccagAGAACATGCAAGTGCCTCAGAAGTATTAATGAATTTAGCTTTGAATACATGTTAGATAAGAACAgtattatcctaattttacacatggggaaactgaggcatagagttGCAGTACCCATGATGACTCAATCAGTGAGTGCCAGAGACTCCTACGCTCCTGATTTAATGACTAGATTACAGAGGAGAGAGATTATTCCTGTATATCCCAGAGCCTTTTCTTTATTGTCAGTCATTTACAATCTGAATTCACGGTAATAGAATTCAGACAGCAGCCATACTGACAGGcacatttttctttcattaacTTAATTTTCTTGGTATAATTTAAATGCAAATATGAAACAAACATTTCCTGATGAAGAAATTAAGATTCCGTGATTGGTTTTGTTGTTATGGAAAACAGCAGAAGCAAAATCCTTTGGTGCTGATTCTGGGGTTTTGTGTACAAGGGTAATGGCCATTTCAGTTTCCAAATGGAATTTGAAGGAGTTTTTCAAATGCAAACTAATCAGCAGCATACGCTAATGAGATGTCAAGGCCAAAACACTCCAGGATCTACTGGGAATGCTTAAAATTAACACTCTTCATAAACTACAGTGGTGATATTCAGAGTCTGCCTTTCATCATATTGTTAATTATGCAAATGAGAAAGTTCATATCAAGTAATTACCAGAGCTAAAATGAATGACCTAAAGAAGCCCCCAGTAAAGTCAGTGGTATGGAAAACTAATAGACATCTAGTTTTCTCAGGAGTCACATGAGGCAACAAAATCAAAAGGATATTTTGGCTTCTTGAATATCAGTTTTCTAGATTTTTGGAGTCTGTTACTTGAAGCTTTGAATTAATGTCATGGACTAACAGGCCCTgagacagacagtgtgtgtgactATCTAATCTCACTCTCTCTAATGCACTCGTCATAGTGGGATATTCATGCCAAATTCAAGAATTCAAAAGATTGCATTGGTCATGTAAGGGACTAGAATGTCCACTCTTCGCTTggagataggtttcagagtaacagctgtgttagtctgtatccgcaaaaagaacaggagtacttgtggcaccttggagactaacaaatttatttgagcataagcttttgtgggccacAGCCTTGGAGATAGTTTATTCTGTATGCCCACCTTGGAAGGATATTCTCATACCTAATGGAAGGTGATTACAAATTTTTAGACTACTTCTGCATACTCTCTCCTTACACCAGAGAGACCTGTTGTCATAAATTGCAAATAGCCCCCCAAATCTTTGGCTCTCCAGCTGATTTCTGCTTGTTCATGTGGAATCCACAATatctttaaaaagtgatttttagcaCTTTGAGTCTGGGGTTATAAAGGCAATAAGTGACTCACTTATAGAGTAATAGGTTTATGTTTGTCCTGTAAGATGCAGCCATTGGAAGCAACTTGATCACAAAGTTGCTTGTTTTAGCCACTAGGGGACAACACTGTCACATTCTGGGCGGGTCTTGCATTCCATCCATTGGGAAGCAGCAGGTTCTTACCCTAGTGAAGTTTGATATTCCATCCAGAAGAGGGTAGTGGTAATTGTGAAGGACGCTGACTGACATGATAGCATATTGTTATAATTCTTTTTTTTACACATCAACCAGTAACAGTGGCTGTCAGAGCAGCTGTCCTTGTATAAGATCTAAGCAGTCTTTCTGCCTGTTTTCTATACGTGTGATTGTACCTCTGCAGTTCACAGTATACATCAATACCTTAAGCCTTTTTACATTTtcagaatatgcttataaaaaatTCCCACAGTGCAGGCATTGTCTACCCAGACACCAACGCCTCCAGTAGACCCCAGATGGCGGCTGCTGCTCAAAAAGCTGTTTTCCCTCCCCCAAGAGAAGTTTTTGAGTTGCCTTCTAAGAAGCTATTTGTTGACCTGACAAAAGGGATACTGTGCTTGTTTCTGCTATCTTGGGGCTTGGAGCTCAGTTTTAGCCAGCTCAGACTGGAGAATTCACTCCTTACCATCTCCTATATTAAAGAGCATAAATCCACAGTCTTGGGCATGTCACCTTCAGGACTTCTTGTGAACCCATCTCCAAACCCTTCAGCATCCACTAATTCAGGTTTCTTGTTGCACATGGGACAAAGCTGATTGCGGACAGCAGATGATCTCATCCATACAATGAGGTTCCAGCGCTCCCCGGAGGCGACAGGCAGTGCCCCATGAATCTGCCCTCCTTGGTGTAGCAAGCCTTGGGATACCACATGTTCAATCTCCACGTACTTTGGCACTGGGGTTGGGGCCTTGAAAATAGATAATAAAGCAGACACAAGATTACATGAACTCTCTCTTGCTGCTGACTTTCTAAAGAGTTGTTATAACTTGCTTTTAGTGCCTTTCACCCCAGACTGTTTTACTAACCAATGATATCTAGGGATCATGTCACATACATCTGAAATGCAGTCACTTCTGGGATGAGACGTTACAGCTGTTAAACCGTTCGGACCGTTAAGGACAGACAGTAAACAGTTCCCAGCTCAAACTACATAGAGGCACATAGAGAGGCAGACTGTAACCGTTCAATAGCAATTCGGCCAGCACATATTAACCCTCTCTTGCTAAAAGTACATGGGAAATTCTAATCACTGCAAATGACCAGGGCTTTAGTTTCTCAAGTGAAAGACTGAAACTGCTTGAGTCTTTAAAGCATTTTCTCCGCTCCTCCACAATGAGCCCCCCGGATTATAATTTTAGTTGTGAAGGAGGTAGAGCATTTTACTCCCTCCTCTGATGTAAGAGTTATCTGTGTGGTCTATTTGAATCGACTCCTGTTAACGTCAATATTTATGATTAATTCACAGCAGTAAAGATTTCACTATAACCTCCTCTTACATGGAAAACTGGTGAACAAGATAGTCCTGATTCGGTCAGAAGCAGACAATTAATTTTAGTCAATCAACTTTTTAAATGATCCCTTTTTCAAAGTACAGCTCCCTACAAGCACCAATCCTCCTCCACAGGTTATTCTAGTTAGGCTCATAACATCAAATAAACCAATCAATGAAAAGGGCCAGGTTTGATCTGTGAGAGTTAACCCTATATTTTAAGCATAAGGCTACTTGATGGTGTCACCTTTAATTCAGTTACTTAAAAAGTTCCTGAAACAAAGTTAATGGCCTGATCCTGaacctctgaagtcaatgggaattttgtggggagcaggatcaggcctaagTTAGAGAGAGATTCTCAGTACCTGTCTGAGGTCTCCAAAATACAAGTTGCCCTCAGTAAATTCTTTTCCTAGGGATACATTTAATGTGACTTCTGCATTGTCATAGTGAGAGCTCAAATCCAGATCTTCATGTAGCGAGTACTTGACGATAAATGCTTTGTGGCTGTCCAGGgagcctcccccacagtcaggGTAAAGCAGGGATGTTATGGGCTGCAGATATTTTTCACGCAGAGGTGTAATGAAAGCTTCATACAATCCAAGCTCATTTAACAGAACCTGCGCCAAAGAGAGAGTACATGGAACACACTGATCAGCAAATAGAAACATGGTCGCTTCTGCTATATCATTAGACATGCGACTGAGCCTCCTGGTAGTCATCTTCCCTCCCAACCTGGCTGCTTCCGTGGATGAAGAACTAGCGAGCAAAGACCCAGGCTGTAACAGGGGCAATGAGTTCAGAATGAAAAGCGACGTCAAGCAGAATGCCAGTAGAATCAAAACCAGCATGGGTAGTGCCATATACAAAGCCAATTTTTACTGATATGTTGTGCTATTCCTGCTGGTTTTATAGAGCAGTCCTGTCTTGTGTGGCTAAAGAGAACTCCAGTCGCAGGCTGTCAATCCAACccttttcaccagcactaaattcatacATAAAATGCTATGTTCTTGAAGTATCAAGTCCCAGTTGTATGAAGTACTTCTACAGCCAAAGCAAGGACTGAGAGGCCCTACTTGGAATGGTGTGGTCAGTGTACAGTCACTCTGTTTTGAGGCGACTTTCTAAAGGAGGGAGTCAGTGGATCCCAGAGCAGTGGCAGTAGACTCCAGAAACTTGCTGTAACTGTGCAGAAAGGCAAGAGAAACTGGGACTTGTAGTCCTGGGAGAGGAAAAGACTAAGAGCAGAAGGCCTCATGGATGGCTGAGGGAAATGAACTCCATTGTGGAGGAGCTAGAGATCAGGACTATTGAAGTTTGTGTGCAGAGCCACAAACTCTGCCTGAACTGTGTATTTCCTTAGTTTCTTTTACAACCTTTCCTTGTCCATTTGGACACTGCAGTTTATAGTTCATATTGGAGAGATTGATTCTCTTTTCAGAGAGTACAGTTATAATGTACAGGTGACtacaataaagacactggattatGTCCTCTATAATAAAGCAGGACCTACAGTCTGAACAATAAACCTACTAACCCACTCTTTGCATGGTTATGTCCCAATTTATATAGTAGAAGTCTCTTAAGTGGGACACTCGGGTAGATGGCTAATCTCCCACATCAAATGAAGACACTTATTAAAAATAGACTTGAACAGAATACAGTATTGCATTAAATATTATGCATGgtatttcatctttattttttaaaactttatttggcAGCTTCTGTACTCAGAGCAGAATTACATCTACCATATCAACACCTAGTTAAACACCAGTTAACCCCTTGGCACTATCCAAGGGTGTCCCCACTTATATTAATGCTGCCCCAATTAAGTAGCAATCATTGCCATTCACTATCACTCGGATAAATAGATCCCCGAAATATGTCTCAGTAAAGCAGCCATCTCAGTTAACTAGTATACATTGTGCTACTTTTTGTTTAAAAGTGGGGTGCTAACATTTTACCATCAAACTTTTTcagtaattgttttatttttatatgtaatataACACTTTAAATGCAAGATTCCACTAAAGCAGATTCCACCTCACATCTCCTTCTggcaacaccctcccccccacacatgtACTAAGTTAGAAGTGTAAGTAAAATTAACTCCCTCACCCCTGTGCCTTTTAATTTATGAGTGTCTCTGCATTTGGGGTTGCACATCAGTGTgtgtaataagaacaggagtacttgtggcaccttagagactaacaaatttattagagcataagctttcgtggactacaggccacttcttcggatgcatatagagtggaacatatatgcatccgaagaagtgggctgtagtccacgaaagcttatgctttaataaatttgttagtctctaaggtgccacaagtactcctgttctttttgcagatacagactaacatggctgctactctgaagtgtGTGTGTAATGGATTTCCTCAGATCTTGGCGGGGAATGGACCTTGATACATGCAAATAGGTTGGTCTGATGAGTGTCACTCACCCTAAAGGCTGTAATAGCACATGAGAGGTTAACTCTACAAAATTGAGTCTTACCCCATAGTTATTCATAGTGTTTGGCCGGCCTTTGGGCATCTCAGATTGCTCAAAGTTCTCCAGCTCTTCAATGAAGATTCGGCAGAATTCCTCACTAAACACTGGAAGTCGATATATCCTCTTATCTGACCAAGAAAAGGGAGGTGTCTCTTATTAGGTAAAATAGCAATAGGGACTATCCTTAACAATAACTTGCCAGAAAACGGCAATACAAAAGAGAAGACAGCCTCCATATGCCTCATTGCATGTTTTGTTTGTTAAACAGTTATTACTACAAGGCGGATGGACTTTAGGGCATGTTACTTATTGGTCACTGGAAACTGAAAGCCTCTCAGACTTCCCAGGCCAATAGCTAAAAGCATTTGAATGATGAGGTGACCAGGTGGTGATGGAGAATTACTTGAGGCATGGCATTTTGTGGGAGGTGGGACATCATCCCTCTAAGGACTCCCCATGCCAATCAATTAGCTCTTTCTGTTAGGAATACAATACAATTACATTACACTTCCAGCATAGGGCCTTAAAGATCCACATAAAAAGTGGATGAGTATTACAAATGGGGGAACTGGGATACCAACAGCTTGAAAAAGTCACCTGTACCTGAAAATAATTCCTCTTATGTAACACCCACAATGGGTGTCAATGCAAAACCCCTCTATTTTCCATTTTACTTTTTATGCTTTCATTGCTTCCCCTATATATTCTGTCAGCTTCTCCCGTACTGAAAAGGCCCCACAAACATCAACAAGCAAGCAAAAAAACccggaacttttaaaaaaaatattcaagacATAATTTAAAGGGGGATCTACTAAATGGTAACTTTGGGAAATAGCCCATTTAAAATAATCCAAGTGTACAGTGTCCCTTGAACAGACTTGCCGAAGGTCAAACATTGAGTCAGTGGCATGGCCAAAATTAATCCCAGGattccaggggtgaaatcctggccaatgggagttgtgccattGACTTTTAAGGGGTCAAGATTTCCCCCATCTCTAACAACTAGACTATGTTGCCTCTCTCAAGAACTTTGATCATGCAGAAGAAAACGTCCTAATGGTCTCCAGTCATTTTTCAAAATTACAATATTAAAGAACTTGTTTAGAACAAGCAATTCACCACTGAAACGACTTGTATGTATCTACCTACATTGCTGAGAGGTTCTTTCGCTTTACCTGATATAGAATCAATGCGGCGCACGAGGCCTTGGAGATCAGCATCTTGTGACGTGCAGTACTTAACTGTCTCTAAAAACTCCGGAGCCAGAAATGAATCCTTGTGTTAGATggggagaaagacaaagaaaaaaaaataaaatgaacacaCAATGACTTAATCTCTGACCTTCAAACAGCCACACCGCAGGCAGATTGAAATGTAAGTGGACTCTAGGGGGCCACACCTAGCTTGCATataaacatatataaaatatttaaatcatgAAAAAATACACAAAGCTGTAATCTGCACTTGTAATTTTCTTGGTAGATTTATGTAAATTATTTATTGCTGGAGTTCAGTTGTAATTATAAAGCTATAGCTGGTCAGATTTATCTTTGCCCTGGTCACACTACGGGCACACATAACCTAGctgacagcagttctcaaactgtgggtcggtccccaaagtgggtcgcaaccctgttttaatgggatcGCGAGGGCtggtttagacttgctggggcctggagccaaaGCCGGAG belongs to Chrysemys picta bellii isolate R12L10 chromosome 15, ASM1138683v2, whole genome shotgun sequence and includes:
- the OGFOD2 gene encoding 2-oxoglutarate and iron-dependent oxygenase domain-containing protein 2 isoform X3; its protein translation is MGTPASISAWCLHCTVGSQVLGDHGCRSDEDFNAVLEEIQKEVQRRKQLDHQSMARKAIISQCYKPKHPEVYVLQDSFLAPEFLETVKYCTSQDADLQGLVRRIDSISDKRIYRLPVFSEEFCRIFIEELENFEQSEMPKGRPNTMNNYGVLLNELGLYEAFITPLREKYLQPITSLLYPDCGGGSLDSHKAFIVKYSLHEDLDLSSHYDNAEVTLNVSLGKEFTEGNLYFGDLRQAPTPVPKYVEIEHVVSQGLLHQGGQIHGALPVASGERWNLIVWMRSSAVRNQLCPMCNKKPELVDAEGFGDGFTRSPEGDMPKTVDLCSLI
- the OGFOD2 gene encoding 2-oxoglutarate and iron-dependent oxygenase domain-containing protein 2 isoform X1: MSTGAGSPARGDSPRPARGFLACACFHTDNLFLRRYGLHVSYRDEPQLRRDYGLVLGDHGCRSDEDFNAVLEEIQKEVQRRKQLDHQSMARKAIISQCYKPKHPEVYVLQDSFLAPEFLETVKYCTSQDADLQGLVRRIDSISDKRIYRLPVFSEEFCRIFIEELENFEQSEMPKGRPNTMNNYGVLLNELGLYEAFITPLREKYLQPITSLLYPDCGGGSLDSHKAFIVKYSLHEDLDLSSHYDNAEVTLNVSLGKEFTEGNLYFGDLRQAPTPVPKYVEIEHVVSQGLLHQGGQIHGALPVASGERWNLIVWMRSSAVRNQLCPMCNKKPELVDAEGFGDGFTRSPEGDMPKTVDLCSLI
- the OGFOD2 gene encoding 2-oxoglutarate and iron-dependent oxygenase domain-containing protein 2 isoform X2, which produces METCPRGPGPRLGATPPDRPGASWPAPASTRTTCSCGATVLGDHGCRSDEDFNAVLEEIQKEVQRRKQLDHQSMARKAIISQCYKPKHPEVYVLQDSFLAPEFLETVKYCTSQDADLQGLVRRIDSISDKRIYRLPVFSEEFCRIFIEELENFEQSEMPKGRPNTMNNYGVLLNELGLYEAFITPLREKYLQPITSLLYPDCGGGSLDSHKAFIVKYSLHEDLDLSSHYDNAEVTLNVSLGKEFTEGNLYFGDLRQAPTPVPKYVEIEHVVSQGLLHQGGQIHGALPVASGERWNLIVWMRSSAVRNQLCPMCNKKPELVDAEGFGDGFTRSPEGDMPKTVDLCSLI